In a genomic window of Mycolicibacter heraklionensis:
- a CDS encoding GNAT family N-acetyltransferase, producing the protein MLVNLWPFKAVEHPGWPSVLGPLRVAAGVIRLRPVRMRDGVAWSRIRLADRAYLEQWEPSVEVDWVTRHGSASWPPLCSSLRTEARYGRMLPYVIELDGRFCGQLTVGNIAHGALRSAWIGYWVSSAVAGGGVATGAVALGLDHCFGPVRLHRVEATVRPENAASRAVLAKVGFRQEGLLQRYLDVDGAWRDHLLVAMTVEEVAGSVTSALIQSGRASRA; encoded by the coding sequence ATGTTGGTCAACCTGTGGCCGTTCAAAGCCGTTGAGCACCCCGGCTGGCCGAGTGTGCTCGGGCCCCTGCGGGTGGCGGCGGGGGTGATCCGGCTGCGGCCGGTGCGGATGCGTGACGGCGTCGCGTGGAGCCGGATCCGGTTGGCCGACCGCGCCTACCTGGAGCAGTGGGAACCCAGCGTGGAGGTGGACTGGGTGACCCGGCACGGCAGCGCCTCCTGGCCGCCGCTGTGTTCGAGCCTGCGCACCGAGGCCCGCTACGGGCGGATGTTGCCGTACGTGATCGAACTCGACGGCCGATTCTGCGGCCAGCTGACGGTGGGCAACATCGCCCACGGGGCGCTGCGCTCGGCCTGGATCGGCTATTGGGTGTCCAGCGCGGTGGCCGGCGGGGGAGTGGCGACCGGGGCGGTGGCGCTCGGGCTGGACCACTGCTTTGGGCCCGTTCGGCTGCACCGGGTCGAGGCCACCGTCCGGCCGGAGAACGCGGCCAGCCGGGCGGTGTTGGCGAAGGTCGGCTTTCGTCAGGAGGGGCTGCTGCAGCGCTACCTGGACGTCGACGGGGCGTGGCGTGATCACCTGCTGGTGGCGATGACGGTCGAGGAGGTCGCCGGGTCGGTGACCTCGGCGCTGATTCAGTCCGGCCGGGCTTCGCGGGCCTGA
- a CDS encoding EcsC family protein encodes MAQSGRPDMSPYERKAWGLLLDAATGAEPPGWFEGLSQGITDRAKDVVSQVRSGVEQVPGATAAIGKVDQLTTKALETLHAVLVERGLNSVKPANVFAMFAEEGVAVQSYDEVKTLDLKHCDRSMPRRKERYIALAVAEGAASSLAVTGSAVTSAVTGGTTMTVAASAVVADVTAVLVGMGRIVALVAAHYGYDVRVPDEQAFASGVIAYSAAGNSAEKAAALASLSRLTQQMMRQASWHHLQPQQADNVIRQVSMALGFRLAKRKLAQAVPILGAVVNGGLNARIAHQTFERAQQAYRLRFLTEKHDLDAGQWAPVVASDGAVDIPLIDEILAKSGDEGAAPD; translated from the coding sequence GTGGCTCAGTCTGGTCGGCCGGACATGTCCCCCTATGAGCGCAAGGCTTGGGGCCTGCTGTTGGACGCGGCTACCGGCGCCGAACCGCCCGGATGGTTCGAAGGCCTCAGCCAGGGCATCACGGATCGCGCCAAAGACGTGGTTTCCCAAGTCCGCTCCGGGGTCGAACAGGTCCCGGGCGCCACGGCAGCCATCGGCAAGGTGGACCAGCTCACCACCAAGGCATTGGAGACCCTGCACGCCGTTCTGGTAGAGCGGGGACTCAATTCGGTCAAGCCGGCCAACGTTTTCGCGATGTTCGCCGAAGAAGGCGTCGCGGTGCAGTCCTATGACGAGGTGAAGACGCTCGACCTGAAGCACTGCGACCGCTCGATGCCGCGCCGCAAAGAGCGCTACATCGCCTTGGCCGTGGCCGAAGGCGCGGCGTCGTCGCTGGCGGTAACGGGCTCGGCGGTCACGAGTGCGGTCACCGGCGGTACGACCATGACGGTCGCGGCCTCGGCCGTCGTGGCTGACGTGACCGCGGTGCTGGTCGGGATGGGCCGCATCGTGGCATTGGTTGCGGCACACTACGGTTACGACGTCCGCGTGCCAGATGAGCAGGCGTTCGCTTCGGGGGTGATCGCCTATTCCGCCGCCGGCAACTCCGCGGAGAAGGCCGCGGCATTGGCTTCGCTGTCGCGCCTGACGCAGCAGATGATGCGTCAGGCGTCGTGGCACCATCTGCAGCCGCAGCAGGCGGATAACGTGATCCGTCAGGTCTCCATGGCGCTGGGATTCCGGCTGGCCAAACGCAAACTGGCGCAGGCGGTTCCGATCTTGGGCGCGGTGGTCAACGGTGGACTCAACGCCCGCATCGCGCATCAGACATTCGAACGCGCCCAGCAGGCCTATCGGCTGCGGTTCCTCACCGAAAAGCACGACCTGGACGCCGGCCAGTGGGCGCCGGTGGTGGCTTCTGACGGTGCTGTCGACATCCCACTGATCGACGAGATACTTGCGAAATCGGGCGACGAAGGCGCTGCCCCGGACTGA
- a CDS encoding UTP--glucose-1-phosphate uridylyltransferase, translating into MPTPKVPIPRTAIVPAAGLGTRFLPATKTVPKELLPVVDTPGIELVAAEAAEAGAERLVIITSEGKDGVVAHFVEDLVLEGTLEARGKKAMLAKVRRAPQLIKVESVVQAEPLGLGHAISCVEPVLSADEDAVAVLLPDDLVLPTGVLETMSKVRARRGGTVLCAIEVSPEEVSAYGVFDVEPLTDGDNPDVLRVKGMVEKPKAEDAPSMYAAAGRYVLDRAVFDALRRIDRGAGGEVQLTDAIALMIAEGHPVHVVVHRGSRHDLGNPGGYLKAAVDFALDRDDYGPDLRRWLVARLGLAEN; encoded by the coding sequence ATGCCCACGCCGAAGGTCCCGATTCCGCGCACCGCCATTGTGCCCGCGGCAGGTTTGGGCACCCGCTTCCTGCCTGCGACCAAGACCGTGCCCAAAGAGCTGCTGCCGGTCGTTGACACCCCGGGAATCGAGCTGGTCGCCGCCGAGGCAGCCGAGGCGGGCGCGGAGCGGCTGGTGATCATCACCTCCGAGGGCAAGGACGGCGTGGTCGCGCACTTCGTCGAAGACCTGGTGCTGGAAGGCACGCTGGAGGCCCGCGGTAAGAAGGCGATGCTGGCCAAGGTGCGTCGGGCCCCGCAGTTGATCAAGGTCGAGTCGGTGGTGCAGGCCGAGCCGCTGGGCCTGGGGCATGCCATCAGCTGCGTCGAACCGGTGTTGTCCGCCGATGAGGATGCCGTCGCGGTTCTGCTGCCCGACGACCTGGTGCTGCCCACCGGCGTGCTGGAGACCATGTCGAAGGTGCGTGCCCGCCGGGGCGGCACCGTGCTGTGCGCGATCGAGGTCAGTCCGGAGGAGGTCAGCGCCTACGGTGTCTTCGACGTCGAGCCGCTGACCGACGGCGACAACCCGGACGTGCTGCGGGTCAAGGGGATGGTCGAGAAGCCCAAGGCCGAAGACGCACCGTCGATGTATGCCGCGGCGGGCCGCTACGTGCTGGACCGGGCCGTGTTCGACGCGCTGCGGCGCATCGACCGTGGGGCCGGCGGCGAGGTGCAGCTCACCGACGCCATCGCGCTGATGATCGCCGAGGGCCATCCGGTGCACGTCGTCGTGCACCGGGGGTCGCGACACGATCTGGGAAATCCGGGCGGCTACCTCAAAGCTGCGGTTGACTTTGCCCTGGACCGCGATGACTACGGTCCGGACCTGCGCCGGTGGTTGGTGGCGCGGCTGGGCTTGGCGGAGAACTGA
- the glp gene encoding molybdotransferase-like divisome protein Glp: MRSVEEQQARVSAAAVAPRPVRVAIAEAQGLMCAEEVVAERPMPAFDQAAIDGYAVRSVDVLGADAIGDSSDGAGRDDAVVTLPVLGVIEAGARTPTRLQPKLATRIQTGAPMPTLADAVLPLRWTDGGSSRVRVLRGVRPGDYVRRVGDDVQPGDVAVRAGTVVGAAQVGLLAAVGRDRVLVHPRPRLSVMAVGGELVDVNRTPGNGQVYDVDSYALAAAGRDAGAEVNRVGIVSSDPKKLREVVEGQLNRAEVVVIAGGVGGAAADEVRAVLADLGDMEVARIAMHPGSVQGFGQLGPEGVPTFLLPTNPVSALVVFEVMIRPLIRLSLGKREPMRRMVRARTLGPIASMPGRKGFLRGQLMRDEDTGEYLVQVLGATGGTASHLLATLAEANCLVVVPEEVEQVAAGDLVDVAFLAQRG; encoded by the coding sequence GTGCGTTCGGTTGAGGAGCAGCAGGCCCGGGTATCGGCAGCCGCCGTGGCGCCCCGCCCGGTCCGGGTGGCGATCGCCGAGGCGCAGGGCCTGATGTGCGCCGAAGAGGTGGTCGCCGAGCGACCGATGCCCGCCTTCGACCAGGCCGCCATCGACGGTTACGCGGTGCGCAGCGTCGACGTGCTCGGTGCCGACGCGATCGGCGACAGCTCCGATGGGGCCGGGCGCGATGATGCCGTGGTCACCCTGCCGGTGCTGGGTGTCATCGAAGCCGGCGCCCGCACCCCCACCCGGCTGCAACCCAAGCTGGCCACCCGGATCCAGACCGGAGCGCCCATGCCCACCCTGGCCGACGCGGTGCTTCCGCTGCGCTGGACCGACGGCGGCAGCTCCCGGGTCCGGGTGCTGCGCGGCGTGCGTCCGGGCGACTACGTGCGCCGGGTCGGCGACGACGTGCAGCCCGGTGACGTCGCGGTGCGCGCCGGCACGGTGGTCGGGGCAGCCCAGGTGGGGCTGCTGGCGGCCGTCGGCCGCGACCGCGTGCTGGTCCACCCGCGTCCCCGGCTGTCGGTCATGGCGGTGGGCGGCGAACTGGTGGACGTCAATCGCACACCCGGCAACGGGCAGGTCTACGACGTCGACTCCTACGCGCTGGCCGCGGCCGGTCGTGACGCGGGCGCGGAGGTCAACCGGGTCGGCATCGTCAGCAGCGACCCCAAGAAGCTGCGCGAGGTGGTCGAGGGACAGCTCAACCGCGCCGAGGTGGTGGTGATCGCCGGCGGGGTGGGGGGCGCCGCGGCCGATGAGGTGCGCGCGGTGCTGGCCGATCTCGGTGACATGGAGGTCGCCCGGATCGCGATGCACCCGGGTTCGGTGCAGGGCTTCGGCCAGCTCGGCCCCGAAGGGGTGCCGACATTCCTGTTGCCCACCAACCCGGTGAGCGCGCTGGTGGTGTTCGAGGTGATGATCCGTCCGCTGATCCGGCTGTCGCTGGGCAAGCGCGAGCCGATGCGCCGGATGGTGCGGGCCCGCACGCTGGGGCCGATCGCTTCGATGCCCGGCCGCAAGGGGTTTTTGCGCGGCCAGTTGATGCGCGACGAGGACACCGGCGAGTACCTGGTGCAGGTGCTCGGGGCCACTGGCGGCACTGCGTCGCACCTGTTGGCCACGCTGGCCGAGGCGAACTGTCTGGTGGTGGTTCCCGAGGAAGTCGAGCAAGTAGCCGCCGGCGATTTGGTGGACGTCGCCTTCCTGGCTCAGCGGGGTTGA
- a CDS encoding CDGP domain-containing protein, which yields MSTHLIIRAIIGIVTFGAVAFTGAYSPPVARADHPANCDVRPWGFLGRQTRVICDSPIRPDGYWTRQRIIGFPAHYQNATSRCSNSKYYSNCTYYPGGWVDAEVSSHDTYEVRADNVLPDEPGHMPDPAPLPPPPDGSAPQMPPDRD from the coding sequence ATGTCCACTCATCTGATCATCAGGGCGATCATCGGCATCGTCACCTTCGGCGCAGTCGCCTTCACGGGCGCCTACAGCCCCCCGGTCGCCCGTGCCGACCACCCCGCCAACTGCGATGTCCGCCCCTGGGGCTTTCTGGGCAGACAGACGCGGGTTATCTGCGACTCGCCGATCCGGCCAGACGGCTATTGGACGCGCCAGCGGATCATCGGGTTTCCCGCCCACTATCAAAACGCGACCAGCCGCTGCTCTAACAGCAAGTACTACAGCAACTGCACGTACTACCCCGGTGGCTGGGTCGACGCCGAGGTATCAAGTCACGACACCTACGAGGTCCGCGCCGACAACGTTCTGCCCGACGAGCCCGGGCACATGCCTGACCCGGCGCCGCTACCCCCTCCGCCCGACGGCTCTGCGCCCCAGATGCCGCCGGACCGCGACTGA
- the sepX gene encoding divisome protein SepX/GlpR: MPSIPQSLLWISLVVLWLFVLVPMLVSKRDAVRRTSDVALATRVLTSGSSARLLKRGGPAAGHRSDPDWQHSADDLEEPDDIDDVDEVEGEPAEGGSRVFVAAAAVFVAASETQVGEQAELDYLDVDVVADDSDVLPLSEAGLAAEVEAEARAQAEAQAAAEAEARAAEEAAMAAEALAAKAEAEADEEPTAGADGQAEADGYEYEYVEDSSGLEPEAESTRAGRAGLSARGRRPRIDTAAAVSARKYEFRKRVLMSLAVILVLSALTAFTVAPTAWWICGGAAGATVLYLAYLRRQTRIEQQVRARRARRSERPRMQRESLHTDAFEVVPSRLRRPGVAVLEIDDEDPVFEHLEYTSSAGRYDWRSDLARAAGQ, encoded by the coding sequence ATGCCCAGCATCCCGCAATCTTTGCTCTGGATCTCACTGGTCGTTCTCTGGCTGTTCGTACTGGTGCCGATGCTGGTCAGCAAGCGTGACGCGGTCCGTCGTACCAGTGACGTGGCCTTGGCGACCCGGGTCTTGACCAGTGGGTCCAGTGCCCGGCTGCTCAAGCGCGGCGGCCCGGCCGCCGGTCACCGCAGCGATCCCGACTGGCAGCACAGCGCCGACGACCTCGAGGAGCCCGACGACATCGATGATGTCGACGAGGTCGAGGGCGAACCCGCCGAGGGTGGTTCCCGGGTGTTCGTCGCCGCGGCGGCGGTGTTCGTCGCCGCCTCGGAGACGCAGGTGGGCGAGCAGGCCGAGCTCGACTATTTGGACGTCGACGTCGTCGCCGACGACTCCGACGTGCTGCCGCTGTCGGAAGCGGGGCTGGCCGCCGAGGTTGAGGCCGAGGCGCGCGCCCAGGCCGAAGCTCAGGCCGCCGCCGAGGCGGAAGCGCGCGCTGCGGAGGAGGCCGCCATGGCGGCCGAGGCCTTGGCCGCCAAGGCGGAAGCCGAGGCCGACGAGGAGCCGACTGCCGGCGCCGACGGCCAAGCCGAGGCCGACGGTTACGAGTATGAATACGTCGAGGACAGCTCCGGGCTGGAACCCGAGGCGGAGTCCACGCGGGCGGGCAGGGCCGGTCTGTCGGCCCGTGGTCGCCGCCCCCGTATCGACACCGCGGCCGCCGTCAGCGCACGCAAGTACGAGTTCCGCAAGCGGGTGCTGATGTCGCTGGCGGTCATCCTGGTGCTCTCGGCGCTCACCGCCTTCACCGTGGCGCCCACCGCGTGGTGGATCTGTGGTGGCGCGGCCGGCGCGACCGTGCTCTATCTGGCCTACCTGCGGCGCCAGACGCGTATCGAGCAGCAGGTGCGGGCGCGCCGCGCACGGCGTTCCGAGCGGCCTCGCATGCAGCGCGAGAGTCTGCACACCGACGCGTTCGAGGTGGTGCCGTCACGACTGCGCCGTCCGGGTGTGGCGGTGCTGGAGATCGACGACGAGGACCCGGTGTTCGAGCACCTCGAGTACACGTCGAGCGCCGGCCGGTACGACTGGCGCAGCGACCTGGCGCGTGCCGCCGGTCAGTAG
- a CDS encoding SCO6745 family protein translates to MSSAREAWRLLEPLHAVVYFSPEPLAALDAAGYRGFWMGYFAGRAAPLGAVGAEVVHAVFYNFSFERVAKALPAAWQFAPPEAALEARQAGAVAALRRHLADLADGPEVARAAELAARVASAAPLAGRVLGAANHALRLPEQPLAKLWHAATVLREHRGDGHIAALLAAGIEGRESHVFHALASGTPRHTYTVAREFTDDEWNRLANALRDKGLVGADGLTPEGVRLKAQIEEQTDRLAAPGYEALSDTERHDLIRMLHPLTRAVVASGEIPLDSPMGLDLRQFLDRQ, encoded by the coding sequence GTGTCTAGCGCTCGGGAGGCGTGGCGGCTGCTGGAGCCCCTGCACGCGGTTGTCTACTTCTCACCGGAACCCCTGGCCGCGCTCGACGCCGCCGGCTATCGCGGATTCTGGATGGGCTACTTCGCGGGCCGCGCCGCTCCCCTGGGTGCGGTCGGCGCCGAAGTCGTGCATGCGGTGTTCTACAACTTCTCCTTCGAACGCGTCGCCAAGGCGCTGCCCGCCGCGTGGCAGTTCGCGCCGCCCGAAGCTGCCCTCGAGGCACGTCAAGCGGGCGCGGTCGCCGCACTGCGGCGCCACCTCGCGGATCTGGCGGACGGCCCGGAGGTGGCCCGCGCGGCCGAACTCGCCGCACGGGTGGCGTCTGCGGCGCCCCTCGCCGGCCGTGTTCTGGGTGCCGCCAATCATGCACTGCGGCTGCCGGAGCAGCCCTTGGCAAAGCTGTGGCACGCGGCCACCGTGCTGCGCGAGCATCGCGGCGATGGTCACATCGCGGCCCTTCTGGCTGCCGGTATCGAGGGCCGCGAATCGCATGTGTTCCACGCGCTGGCCTCGGGGACCCCACGCCATACCTACACCGTCGCCCGCGAATTCACCGATGACGAGTGGAACCGGCTGGCGAACGCGCTGCGCGACAAGGGTCTTGTCGGGGCCGATGGGCTCACCCCGGAAGGCGTCCGGCTCAAAGCGCAGATCGAAGAGCAAACCGACCGGCTCGCCGCCCCGGGGTATGAGGCGCTGAGCGATACCGAACGGCACGACTTGATCCGTATGCTGCACCCGCTGACCCGGGCCGTCGTCGCCTCGGGTGAGATCCCTCTTGATTCGCCGATGGGGCTTGATCTTCGCCAATTCCTCGACCGGCAGTGA
- a CDS encoding MinD/ParA family ATP-binding protein: MTDLDQPSPKLPDWSTASTNRGSHRRPNQAGAHRIGNEAGRRPRRYYPISEILHMPDLPAPRKAAPASGWRRLVYAASFHGINAGESPIEQHFRALRDQIRQRMHKNLVIGVVSGKGGVGKTTMTTCIGGVFRECRSDNVVAIDATPGFGTLADRIDAGSPDGYTEIISKTDVRGYTDIREHLGHNNIGLDVLSGNRTSDQPRPLVPSMLNEALARLRRTHQVVLIDTSDNPEHPVMKAVFNSCDALIFVSGLTGDTALPVARCIDLLRSMDYDELLARSMVILNNSRNHATPNARRYLTDLFTEAEIRAEYMPYDSHLAKGGIIDTQNELRPQSRLRLFEIAAALADQHVRRADRLN; this comes from the coding sequence GTGACCGACCTGGACCAACCGTCACCGAAGCTGCCCGATTGGAGCACTGCCAGCACGAACCGGGGTTCGCATCGGCGTCCGAATCAGGCGGGTGCCCACCGGATCGGAAACGAGGCGGGCCGCCGTCCCCGTCGGTATTACCCGATCTCCGAAATCCTGCATATGCCGGATCTGCCCGCGCCGCGAAAGGCCGCACCGGCCTCCGGCTGGCGCAGACTCGTTTATGCCGCCTCATTCCACGGCATCAATGCCGGAGAATCACCGATTGAACAGCATTTCCGTGCACTCCGCGACCAGATCCGTCAGCGTATGCACAAGAACTTGGTGATCGGCGTGGTCTCCGGTAAAGGCGGCGTCGGCAAGACCACGATGACCACGTGTATCGGCGGCGTATTCCGGGAATGTCGGTCAGACAACGTGGTGGCGATCGACGCCACACCCGGCTTCGGGACGTTGGCCGACCGGATCGACGCCGGCTCACCTGACGGCTACACCGAGATCATCTCCAAGACCGACGTTCGGGGCTACACCGATATCCGAGAACATCTCGGCCACAACAACATCGGTCTGGATGTGCTGTCGGGCAATCGGACATCCGACCAGCCTCGTCCGCTCGTGCCGTCGATGCTGAACGAGGCGCTTGCCCGCCTGCGCCGCACTCACCAGGTCGTCCTGATCGACACGTCGGACAATCCGGAGCATCCGGTGATGAAGGCGGTATTCAACTCCTGCGACGCCTTGATCTTTGTGTCCGGACTCACCGGCGACACCGCACTGCCGGTCGCCCGTTGCATCGATCTACTGCGCTCAATGGACTACGACGAACTGTTGGCGCGTTCGATGGTCATCCTCAACAACAGCCGGAACCACGCCACTCCGAATGCGCGACGCTACCTCACCGATCTGTTCACCGAGGCCGAGATCCGTGCCGAATACATGCCGTACGACTCGCACCTTGCCAAAGGCGGGATTATCGACACACAGAACGAGCTTCGGCCGCAGAGCCGGCTACGACTGTTCGAAATCGCGGCGGCGCTGGCGGATCAACATGTGCGCAGAGCCGATCGACTGAACTGA
- a CDS encoding TetR family transcriptional regulator — protein sequence MSIPRPLPFARARNEAQRQDRLTRLTAATRELLTHTRATALTLGDVATAAGLAKSGILRYAGSREALLLRVMHDEHLAWIDTLARELPGRTPAEALARTLAARPVLCELIAASPALIAKLSPDEMGVLMTQARDAQQRLGSALRPSLPLSDDQLSALTAAVHAFTGTAWAWTNPNSIRPIVTDFESTVGRLLRVFIAGLESVDR from the coding sequence ATGTCGATACCCCGTCCCCTGCCCTTCGCGCGCGCCCGCAACGAGGCGCAGCGCCAGGACCGGTTGACGCGGCTCACCGCCGCCACCCGCGAACTGCTGACCCACACGCGGGCCACCGCACTGACGCTGGGCGACGTGGCGACAGCGGCCGGTCTGGCGAAGTCGGGCATCCTGCGCTACGCCGGTTCGCGCGAAGCGCTGTTGCTGCGAGTGATGCACGACGAACACCTGGCCTGGATCGACACACTGGCCCGCGAACTGCCGGGCAGGACGCCGGCGGAAGCCCTGGCCCGCACCCTCGCGGCGCGGCCCGTACTGTGCGAGCTCATCGCGGCTTCGCCAGCGCTGATCGCCAAGCTCAGTCCCGACGAGATGGGTGTCCTGATGACCCAGGCCCGCGACGCTCAGCAGCGCCTCGGTTCGGCCCTGCGGCCCTCGCTGCCGCTCTCCGACGACCAGCTCAGCGCCCTGACGGCGGCGGTGCACGCCTTCACCGGCACCGCCTGGGCCTGGACGAATCCGAATTCGATCCGGCCGATCGTCACCGACTTCGAGTCGACCGTCGGGCGACTGCTGCGAGTCTTCATCGCCGGGCTGGAGTCGGTGGACCGGTGA
- a CDS encoding 5-formyltetrahydrofolate cyclo-ligase, which translates to MTDDAVVAAKSALRARLLADRRAVPPDVHEAEAAALAEHLEHLAGDVATVCAYVPVGSEPGSTAMLARLARRGVRVLLPVVRTEDDGTPMALLWGEYRPETLATARFGLLEPPQPWLAADALAEADVIVVPAVAVDRRGARLGRGAGFYDRSLQWRRPQIPLVAVVRDAELLDEVPAEAHDVTMSHALTPGLGLVALG; encoded by the coding sequence GTGACCGACGACGCGGTAGTGGCCGCCAAGTCCGCGTTGCGGGCCCGACTGCTCGCCGACCGGCGCGCCGTACCCCCCGATGTGCACGAGGCCGAGGCCGCAGCGTTGGCCGAGCACCTGGAGCACCTGGCGGGCGACGTCGCCACGGTCTGCGCCTATGTACCGGTGGGCAGCGAGCCGGGCTCCACCGCGATGCTGGCCCGCCTGGCGCGTCGTGGCGTGCGGGTGCTGTTGCCGGTGGTGCGCACCGAGGACGACGGCACCCCGATGGCGCTGTTGTGGGGCGAGTACCGGCCCGAAACCCTGGCCACCGCGCGGTTCGGTCTGCTCGAACCACCACAGCCGTGGCTGGCCGCCGACGCACTGGCCGAGGCGGACGTGATCGTGGTGCCGGCGGTGGCCGTGGACCGTCGGGGGGCGCGGCTGGGGCGCGGCGCCGGCTTCTACGACCGCTCGCTGCAGTGGCGCCGGCCGCAGATTCCGCTGGTAGCGGTGGTCCGCGACGCGGAACTTCTCGATGAGGTGCCCGCGGAGGCCCACGACGTGACGATGAGCCACGCCCTGACGCCCGGCCTCGGTCTGGTGGCACTGGGCTGA